One region of Mycolicibacterium lutetiense genomic DNA includes:
- a CDS encoding alpha/beta hydrolase, whose protein sequence is MTGKTLDERHPLLRWAWSLVRLDFTGIAVGTLFFCLSLTPSLLPRDWLFAGLIGGVNAAIGYGLGVLLGKALYRFALRHRAWWPPNRRVLLGLKVVVVTGAITASILMLIPAAAWQRQVSALMGMEGPATAGYLRTLIIAVASAAALIATARMLRDAVRLLAKVFIRRWRLNREVAQFIGTAIVVVLVVTLVNGVLYRGFLAGASRVFQPQNTTTRVGISQPTEPERSGSPVSFAAWDSLGYQGRNFVATGPRAAELEHVNGAPAKEPIRVYAGLHTADSDEQRIAVLLSELERTHAFDRELLVIVPTTGTGWVNPVAARALELMYNGDTAMVGMQYSYLPSWISFMADREKSMTVGRQMIDAIHARWEQLPPEDRPELVLYGESLGSMAGQGAFSWLPDISRMGFSSVLWVGPPNASPLWRGLTVRRDPGTPEVRPRYDNGRTVRFSEAADAAEIADDTAAPWEGTRVLFLQHPSDPIIWWSTDLLFSEPDWLVEPPGTDRTASMRWYPIITFWQVAADVTNASGVRAGHGHNYGESVLDGWAAVAPPDGWTPGDTERIRVALEKTEANDGPEY, encoded by the coding sequence GTGACGGGGAAAACCCTCGACGAACGTCATCCTCTGCTGCGCTGGGCCTGGAGCCTGGTGCGGCTGGACTTCACCGGCATTGCCGTCGGCACCCTGTTCTTCTGCCTCTCACTGACCCCGTCGCTGCTGCCGCGCGACTGGCTGTTCGCGGGGCTGATCGGCGGTGTCAACGCCGCCATCGGCTACGGGCTCGGCGTCCTGCTGGGAAAAGCGCTGTACCGCTTTGCTTTACGACACAGGGCGTGGTGGCCGCCGAACAGGCGGGTATTGCTCGGCCTCAAGGTGGTTGTCGTCACTGGGGCGATCACGGCATCCATCCTGATGCTGATTCCCGCGGCGGCCTGGCAACGGCAGGTCTCGGCGCTGATGGGCATGGAAGGCCCGGCCACGGCGGGCTATCTGCGCACGCTGATCATCGCGGTCGCGTCGGCAGCGGCGCTGATCGCCACCGCGCGGATGTTGCGCGACGCCGTGCGGTTGCTGGCCAAGGTATTCATCCGGCGCTGGCGTCTGAACCGGGAAGTGGCCCAGTTCATCGGCACCGCCATCGTGGTGGTGTTGGTCGTCACGCTCGTCAACGGTGTGCTCTACCGTGGGTTCCTGGCCGGGGCCAGTCGGGTGTTCCAGCCACAGAACACCACCACCCGCGTGGGCATCAGCCAGCCGACTGAACCCGAAAGATCCGGCAGCCCAGTCTCATTCGCGGCCTGGGATTCGCTGGGATACCAGGGCCGCAACTTCGTCGCCACTGGCCCGCGAGCCGCCGAGCTCGAACACGTCAACGGTGCGCCCGCCAAGGAACCCATCCGGGTGTACGCCGGGCTGCACACTGCCGACTCCGACGAGCAGCGGATCGCGGTGCTGCTCAGCGAACTTGAGCGCACCCACGCCTTCGATCGCGAGCTGCTTGTCATCGTGCCCACCACCGGCACCGGCTGGGTCAACCCGGTGGCCGCCCGCGCGCTGGAGCTGATGTACAACGGCGACACCGCGATGGTCGGCATGCAGTATTCCTATCTGCCGAGCTGGATTTCGTTCATGGCCGACCGGGAGAAGTCCATGACCGTCGGCCGGCAGATGATCGACGCGATCCACGCGCGCTGGGAGCAGTTGCCACCCGAGGACCGCCCTGAGCTGGTGCTCTACGGGGAGAGCCTGGGATCGATGGCCGGCCAGGGCGCGTTCAGCTGGCTCCCCGACATCTCCCGGATGGGCTTCTCCTCGGTGCTGTGGGTCGGCCCGCCCAATGCCAGCCCGCTGTGGCGCGGCCTCACCGTGCGCCGCGACCCGGGCACCCCGGAAGTGCGTCCCCGCTACGACAACGGCCGCACCGTGCGGTTCTCCGAGGCCGCCGACGCCGCCGAGATCGCCGACGACACTGCCGCACCGTGGGAGGGAACCAGGGTCCTGTTCTTGCAGCACCCGTCCGACCCGATCATCTGGTGGTCGACGGATCTGCTGTTCTCCGAACCGGATTGGCTGGTCGAGCCGCCGGGGACAGACCGCACCGCCTCGATGCGCTGGTACCCGATCATCACGTTCTGGCAGGTGGCCGCCGACGTCACCAACGCCTCGGGCGTCCGGGCCGGACACGGGCACAACTATGGGGAATCGGTACTCGACGGCTGGGCGGCGGTGGCCCCGCCGGACGGCTGGACACCCGGGGACACCGAACGCATCCGGGTGGCACTGGAGAAGACCGAGGCCAACGACGGACCCGAATACTGA
- a CDS encoding Rv0804 family intramembrane glutamic endopeptidase has translation MTAGRIRAVALAAGLVTWSGLVDPRLPARWQPLVRAALGAVLMVGTRARPGLRPPALWSGLRLGATAATAVGAGVAAASAVPIVRTGMRQKTLPAAPRSWLALRIPLGTVWPEEAAFRAALGKLGADAFGPSGGQVLQATAFGLSHVADARAAGQPVIPTVLVTGVAGWVFGWLAQRSGSLAAPMLAHLAINEAGAAAALACQAAPAALPPRGSRP, from the coding sequence ATGACGGCCGGCCGGATTCGTGCCGTGGCCCTGGCGGCGGGTCTGGTGACGTGGAGTGGTCTGGTCGATCCGAGGCTGCCGGCCAGGTGGCAGCCTCTGGTGCGGGCGGCCCTCGGCGCCGTGCTCATGGTCGGAACCCGGGCCCGGCCGGGGCTACGGCCACCGGCGTTGTGGTCGGGTCTGCGACTGGGTGCAACCGCCGCGACCGCGGTGGGCGCCGGCGTGGCGGCGGCCTCGGCGGTGCCGATCGTCCGCACCGGAATGCGCCAGAAGACCCTGCCCGCAGCGCCCAGGAGCTGGCTGGCGCTGCGGATCCCGCTCGGGACGGTCTGGCCGGAGGAGGCCGCCTTCCGCGCCGCGTTGGGCAAACTCGGCGCGGATGCGTTCGGCCCGTCGGGCGGTCAGGTGTTGCAGGCCACGGCTTTCGGGCTGTCACACGTCGCCGACGCCCGCGCCGCAGGCCAACCGGTGATTCCGACCGTTCTGGTCACCGGTGTTGCCGGGTGGGTGTTCGGCTGGCTTGCGCAGCGCTCGGGCAGTCTGGCCGCGCCGATGCTGGCGCACCTGGCGATCAATGAGGCGGGTGCGGCGGCTGCACTGGCCTGCCAAGCCGCGCCAGCAGCGCTGCCACCGCGAGGATCGCGGCCGTGA
- a CDS encoding family 1 encapsulin nanocompartment shell protein, with product MNNLYRELAPITASAWAEIELEASRTFKRHIAGRRVVDVSEPGGPVTAAVSTGHLLDVKSPGEGVVAHLRDSRQLVRLRVPFTVSRTAIDDVERGAQDSDWDPVKEAARKLAFVEDRAIFEGYPAASIEGIRASSSNPALALPDDAREIPDVIAQALSELRLAGVDGPYSVLLSAATYTKVSETTAHGYPIREHLSRLVDGEIIWAPAIDGAFVLSTRGGDFDLHLGTDVSIGYLSHDAESVQLYLQETLTFLAYTAEASVALTA from the coding sequence ATGAACAACCTGTACCGCGAGCTGGCCCCGATCACCGCGTCCGCCTGGGCCGAGATCGAGCTCGAGGCCAGCCGGACCTTCAAGCGCCACATCGCCGGCCGGCGTGTCGTCGATGTCAGCGAACCCGGCGGCCCGGTCACCGCGGCGGTCAGCACGGGCCATCTGCTCGACGTGAAGTCGCCCGGGGAAGGCGTGGTCGCCCACCTGCGCGACTCCAGGCAGCTGGTGCGTCTGCGCGTACCTTTCACGGTGTCGCGCACCGCAATTGACGATGTCGAGCGCGGCGCCCAGGACTCCGACTGGGATCCGGTCAAGGAAGCCGCCAGGAAGCTGGCGTTCGTCGAGGACCGCGCGATCTTCGAGGGCTACCCGGCGGCCTCGATCGAGGGCATCCGCGCGTCGAGCTCCAACCCGGCACTGGCGCTGCCCGACGATGCCCGCGAGATTCCCGACGTGATCGCCCAGGCCCTCTCGGAGCTGCGGCTGGCCGGTGTCGACGGGCCGTACTCCGTGCTGCTGTCGGCAGCCACCTACACCAAGGTCAGTGAGACCACCGCGCACGGCTACCCGATCCGCGAGCACCTGAGCCGGCTGGTCGACGGTGAGATCATCTGGGCGCCGGCGATCGACGGCGCGTTCGTATTGTCCACCCGAGGTGGGGATTTCGATCTACATCTCGGCACCGATGTCTCGATCGGCTACCTGTCCCACGACGCCGAGAGCGTGCAGCTGTACCTGCAGGAGACCCTGACGTTCCTCGCCTACACCGCCGAGGCGTCCGTCGCCCTCACCGCATAG
- the purL gene encoding phosphoribosylformylglycinamidine synthase subunit PurL, with product MTSELTHAIDTVQRAAATPDQPQPYRELGLKDDEYQRIREILGRRPTDAELAMYSVMWSEHCSYKSSKVHLRYFGETTTAAMRAGMLAGIGENAGVVDIGDGWAVTFKVESHNHPSYVEPYQGAATGVGGIVRDIMAMGARPVAVMDQLRFGAADAPDTRRVLDGVVRGVGGYGNSLGLPNIGGETIFDPSYAGNPLVNALCVGALRKEDLHLAFASGTGNKIILFGARTGLDGIGGVSVLASDTFSGDESGAGRKKLPSVQVGDPFTEKVLIECCLELYSAGLVVGIQDLGGAGLSCATSELASAGDGGMRIELDQVPLRAKDMTPAEVLSSESQERMCAVVTPENVEAFMAVCRKWEVLATVIGEVTDGDRLEITWRGDTVVDVPPRTVAHEGPVYERPVARPDTQDALVADTSATLPRPKTGDELKATLLALIGSPHLCSRAFITEQYDRYVRGNTVLAEHADGGVLRIDETTGRGIAVSTDASGRYTALDPYTGAQLALAEAYRNVAVTGATPVAVTNCLNFGSPEDPGVMWQFSQAVRGLADGCAALGIPVTGGNVSFYNQTGSTAILPTPVVGVLGVIDDVKRRIPTGLGTEPGETLLLLGDTHDEFDGSVWAQVTGDHLGGVPPKVDLAREQLLAEVLTAASRDGLISAAHDLSEGGLIQAVVEAALAGETGCRVILPEDLPEGIDPFVFLFSESAGRVLVAVPRTEESRFRSMCEARDLPVTRVGVVDEGPEGGEPAIEVQGQFSITLAELRSTSEGVLPGLFG from the coding sequence GTGACGTCTGAGCTCACCCACGCGATCGACACGGTTCAGCGGGCAGCCGCCACCCCTGATCAGCCCCAGCCCTACCGCGAACTCGGCCTCAAGGACGACGAGTACCAGCGGATTCGCGAGATCCTGGGCCGCCGCCCCACCGACGCCGAGTTGGCCATGTACTCGGTGATGTGGAGCGAACACTGCTCCTACAAGTCCTCGAAGGTGCACCTGCGCTACTTCGGTGAGACCACCACCGCGGCGATGCGCGCCGGCATGCTGGCCGGTATCGGCGAGAACGCCGGCGTCGTCGACATCGGTGATGGCTGGGCCGTCACCTTCAAGGTCGAGTCGCACAACCACCCGTCCTACGTCGAGCCCTACCAGGGCGCGGCGACCGGCGTCGGCGGCATCGTCCGCGACATCATGGCGATGGGTGCCCGGCCGGTGGCGGTCATGGACCAGCTGCGCTTCGGCGCGGCCGACGCACCCGACACCCGCCGCGTGCTCGACGGCGTGGTGCGCGGCGTGGGCGGCTACGGCAACTCGCTCGGCCTGCCGAATATCGGCGGCGAGACCATCTTCGACCCCTCCTACGCGGGCAACCCGTTGGTGAACGCGCTGTGTGTGGGCGCTTTGCGCAAGGAAGACCTCCATCTCGCGTTCGCGTCGGGCACCGGCAACAAGATCATCCTGTTCGGTGCACGCACCGGCCTGGACGGCATCGGCGGTGTCTCGGTGCTGGCGTCGGACACCTTCTCCGGAGACGAATCCGGCGCCGGCCGCAAGAAGCTGCCGAGCGTTCAGGTGGGCGACCCGTTCACCGAGAAGGTGCTCATCGAGTGCTGTCTTGAGCTGTACTCGGCCGGACTGGTGGTCGGCATCCAGGACCTCGGTGGTGCCGGACTGTCCTGTGCCACCTCCGAACTCGCTTCCGCCGGCGACGGTGGCATGCGCATCGAGCTGGACCAGGTGCCGCTGCGGGCCAAGGACATGACCCCGGCCGAGGTGCTCTCCAGCGAGTCCCAGGAGCGCATGTGCGCCGTGGTGACGCCGGAGAATGTCGAGGCGTTCATGGCGGTCTGCCGCAAGTGGGAGGTGTTGGCCACCGTCATCGGTGAGGTCACCGACGGCGACCGGCTTGAGATCACCTGGCGCGGCGACACCGTGGTCGATGTACCGCCGCGCACCGTGGCACACGAGGGTCCGGTCTATGAGCGTCCGGTGGCCCGTCCCGACACCCAGGACGCCCTGGTGGCCGACACCTCGGCGACGCTGCCCCGGCCGAAGACCGGCGACGAGCTCAAGGCGACCCTGCTGGCACTGATCGGCAGCCCGCACCTGTGCAGCCGGGCGTTCATCACCGAGCAGTACGACCGCTACGTGCGCGGCAACACCGTGCTGGCCGAGCACGCCGACGGTGGCGTGCTGCGCATCGACGAGACAACCGGCCGCGGCATCGCGGTGTCCACCGACGCGTCGGGCCGATACACCGCGCTCGACCCGTACACCGGCGCACAACTGGCGCTGGCCGAGGCCTACCGCAACGTCGCGGTCACCGGTGCCACCCCGGTCGCGGTGACCAACTGCCTCAACTTCGGGTCCCCCGAGGACCCGGGTGTGATGTGGCAGTTCAGCCAGGCCGTCCGCGGGCTGGCCGATGGTTGTGCCGCCCTTGGTATTCCGGTCACCGGCGGCAACGTCAGCTTCTACAACCAGACCGGCTCCACCGCCATCCTGCCGACCCCGGTGGTCGGCGTGCTCGGCGTGATCGACGACGTCAAGCGACGCATTCCCACCGGCCTGGGTACCGAACCGGGCGAGACGCTGCTGCTGCTGGGGGACACCCACGACGAGTTCGACGGATCCGTCTGGGCGCAGGTCACCGGCGACCACCTGGGCGGGGTTCCGCCCAAGGTGGACCTGGCCCGCGAGCAGCTGCTGGCCGAGGTGCTGACCGCGGCCTCGCGCGACGGCCTGATCTCCGCGGCTCACGATCTGTCCGAGGGCGGGCTGATCCAGGCCGTGGTGGAGGCCGCGCTGGCCGGTGAAACCGGTTGCCGGGTCATCCTTCCGGAGGACCTGCCCGAAGGCATCGACCCGTTCGTCTTCCTGTTCTCCGAGTCGGCGGGCCGCGTGCTGGTGGCCGTGCCGCGCACCGAGGAGAGCCGGTTCCGGTCGATGTGCGAGGCCAGGGACCTACCGGTCACCCGGGTCGGCGTGGTGGACGAGGGCCCCGAGGGCGGAGAACCTGCGATCGAGGTCCAGGGCCAGTTCAGCATCACCCTCGCGGAGCTACGGAGCACGTCGGAGGGCGTGCTGCCCGGACTGTTCGGGTGA
- a CDS encoding LGFP repeat-containing protein has translation MHTATKRTVSVTAAILGFALIGSGCQAAKDAGEGAASSASSVVSSVSASVAAPDTTTAGEAPQEGASTEKTTMKGADGKEFAVSGPILAKYNTLDEAAKTSLGAPTGEQQKNEDGGVYQQFAGGVIIHSTKSYVVWGKIRDKWNELGGSQGELGYPTSDETVNADGNKQTTFEHGIVTWNPTTDEVTVTKH, from the coding sequence ATGCACACAGCAACGAAACGAACTGTCTCCGTCACCGCTGCGATCCTCGGATTTGCCCTCATCGGCTCGGGCTGCCAAGCAGCCAAGGATGCCGGCGAGGGCGCGGCCAGTTCGGCGAGTTCGGTGGTCTCGTCGGTGTCAGCGTCCGTCGCCGCTCCCGACACCACCACCGCAGGTGAGGCTCCACAGGAGGGAGCCTCGACTGAGAAAACCACGATGAAGGGTGCCGACGGCAAGGAGTTCGCCGTTTCCGGCCCCATCCTGGCGAAGTACAACACTCTCGACGAGGCGGCCAAGACCTCCTTGGGCGCGCCGACCGGCGAGCAGCAGAAGAATGAGGACGGCGGCGTCTACCAGCAGTTCGCCGGCGGCGTCATCATCCACTCCACCAAGTCCTACGTTGTCTGGGGCAAGATTCGCGACAAGTGGAACGAGCTGGGCGGCTCGCAGGGCGAGCTGGGCTATCCGACAAGCGATGAGACCGTCAACGCAGACGGCAACAAGCAGACCACGTTCGAGCACGGCATCGTGACGTGGAACCCGACGACCGATGAGGTCACCGTCACCAAGCACTGA
- a CDS encoding VOC family protein, with amino-acid sequence MTLSVEMITFDCADPDTLADWWAQAVSGSVNAYAPGEFVLVQRDGGPNLGFQRVPDPTPGKNRVHLDFHTADMEAEVSRLVGLGATETGRHNFGEEFNWVVLTDPAGNAFCIAGG; translated from the coding sequence ATGACGCTCTCGGTGGAAATGATCACGTTCGACTGCGCGGACCCCGACACGCTCGCCGACTGGTGGGCGCAGGCGGTCAGTGGTTCGGTAAATGCCTATGCCCCAGGTGAATTCGTGCTCGTACAGCGGGATGGAGGCCCCAACCTGGGCTTCCAGCGGGTACCCGACCCGACGCCCGGGAAGAACCGGGTGCACCTCGACTTCCACACTGCGGACATGGAGGCCGAGGTGAGCCGACTGGTGGGCCTGGGTGCCACCGAAACCGGCAGGCACAACTTCGGCGAAGAGTTCAACTGGGTCGTGCTCACCGACCCGGCGGGCAACGCGTTCTGTATCGCGGGCGGATAG
- a CDS encoding Dyp-type peroxidase — protein sequence MADPIPQPVLNLLTRAAIFLVLTIDDDGEQAVHDVLPDISGIVRSIWFRDTTKELSLVAGIGSTAWDRLFTGPRPANLHPFIALDGGRHQAPSTPGDVLLHIRADSMDVCFELADRMLQEFGSAVTVVDEVHGFQYFDNRDLLGFVDGTENPNGSTAASAVQIGAEDPDFTGASYVHIQKYVHAMTDWRSLTVEEQQRVIGRTKLDDIEMPDDVKPSNSHVALNVITDEDGNELKIVRRNMPFGELGGGEFGTYYIGYCADPAITERMLTNMFIGDPPGNTDRILDFSTAVTGAMFFVPTIDFLDDPPPLPVSVAEPAEPEKDTSLAIGSLKGILQ from the coding sequence GTGGCCGATCCGATCCCGCAGCCGGTGCTGAACCTTCTGACGCGGGCCGCCATCTTTCTGGTACTGACGATCGACGACGACGGTGAGCAAGCCGTTCACGACGTGCTCCCCGACATTTCGGGCATCGTCCGCTCGATCTGGTTCCGCGATACCACCAAGGAGCTGTCGCTGGTGGCCGGGATCGGTTCGACGGCCTGGGATCGTTTGTTCACCGGCCCGCGTCCGGCGAATCTGCATCCGTTCATCGCCCTCGACGGCGGCCGGCATCAGGCGCCGTCCACCCCGGGCGACGTGTTGTTGCACATCCGCGCGGATTCCATGGATGTGTGTTTCGAATTGGCCGACCGCATGCTGCAGGAGTTCGGCAGTGCCGTCACGGTCGTCGACGAGGTGCACGGGTTCCAGTACTTCGACAACCGGGACCTCCTCGGTTTCGTCGACGGCACCGAGAACCCCAACGGGTCTACGGCGGCGTCCGCCGTTCAGATCGGAGCCGAGGACCCTGATTTCACCGGCGCCAGTTATGTGCACATCCAGAAATACGTGCACGCCATGACGGACTGGCGCTCGTTGACGGTGGAGGAACAGCAGCGCGTGATCGGGCGAACCAAGCTCGACGACATCGAAATGCCCGACGACGTCAAACCTTCCAACTCCCACGTCGCGCTGAACGTCATCACCGACGAAGACGGCAACGAACTGAAGATCGTGCGGCGCAACATGCCGTTCGGTGAACTCGGCGGTGGCGAATTCGGCACGTACTACATCGGATACTGTGCCGACCCGGCCATCACCGAACGCATGCTGACCAACATGTTCATCGGCGATCCACCCGGGAACACCGACCGCATCCTGGATTTCTCCACCGCGGTGACCGGCGCCATGTTCTTCGTTCCCACCATCGACTTTCTCGACGATCCACCGCCCCTTCCGGTTTCGGTCGCGGAACCGGCGGAACCCGAGAAAGACACCTCCCTTGCGATCGGCAGCTTGAAAGGAATCTTGCAATGA
- a CDS encoding M18 family aminopeptidase, whose translation MPASAQGLCEFIDASPSPFHVCATAAQRLRDAGFIELAETDSWPGSQGKFFTVRAGSLMAWDTEDADPAAPFRVVGGHTDSPNLRVKQHPDRVVAGWQVVALAPYGGAWLNSWLDRDLGISGRLSVRRGNAIEHVLVRIDDPILRVPQLAIHLSEDRKGVSPDPQRHVNAVWGLGESPRPFLRFVAERAGVQPDELLGFDLMTHDLTPSAITGAEGEFVSAPRLDNQATCYAGLEAFLAADAGTHVPVLALFDHEEVGSTSDHGAQSELLPTVLERIVLAAGGDRETFLRRSAGSVVASGDMAHATHPNYPDRHEPGHQIAVNAGPVLKVQPNLRYATDGRTAAAFALACEQAGVPLQRYEHRADLPCGSTIGPMTSARTGIPTVDVGAAQLAMHSAREFMGAKDVAAYSAALQAFLAPRH comes from the coding sequence ATGCCAGCTAGCGCTCAGGGCCTGTGCGAGTTCATCGACGCGTCGCCGTCTCCGTTCCACGTGTGCGCCACCGCCGCGCAACGGTTGCGCGACGCGGGATTCATCGAACTGGCCGAAACCGACAGCTGGCCGGGCTCACAGGGAAAGTTCTTCACGGTGCGCGCGGGTTCGCTGATGGCCTGGGATACCGAGGACGCCGATCCGGCTGCGCCGTTCCGGGTCGTCGGCGGTCACACCGACAGCCCCAATCTCCGCGTCAAACAGCACCCGGACCGCGTCGTCGCGGGCTGGCAGGTGGTCGCCCTGGCGCCGTACGGCGGGGCCTGGCTGAACTCCTGGCTCGACCGCGACCTGGGGATCAGCGGTCGGCTGTCGGTACGCCGCGGCAACGCGATCGAACACGTGCTGGTGCGGATCGATGATCCGATCCTGCGCGTGCCGCAGTTGGCCATCCACCTGTCCGAGGATCGCAAGGGCGTCAGCCCCGACCCCCAGCGCCACGTCAACGCGGTGTGGGGCCTGGGGGAGTCTCCGCGCCCGTTCCTCCGCTTCGTGGCCGAGCGGGCCGGGGTCCAACCGGATGAGCTGCTCGGTTTTGATCTGATGACGCATGACCTGACACCGTCGGCGATCACCGGAGCCGAGGGCGAGTTCGTCAGCGCGCCGCGGCTGGACAACCAGGCCACCTGCTACGCCGGGCTGGAGGCGTTCCTGGCCGCAGACGCCGGAACCCACGTGCCGGTGCTGGCGCTGTTCGACCACGAGGAGGTCGGCTCGACATCGGATCACGGTGCCCAGTCCGAGCTGCTCCCAACCGTGCTGGAACGCATCGTGCTCGCCGCGGGCGGTGATCGGGAGACCTTCCTGCGTCGGTCGGCCGGATCGGTGGTCGCGTCGGGGGACATGGCGCATGCGACGCACCCGAATTACCCGGACCGCCACGAACCGGGACATCAGATCGCGGTCAACGCCGGGCCCGTGCTGAAGGTGCAGCCCAACCTGCGCTACGCCACCGACGGGCGGACCGCGGCGGCGTTCGCGTTGGCCTGCGAACAGGCCGGGGTGCCGCTGCAACGCTATGAGCACCGCGCCGACCTGCCGTGCGGATCCACCATCGGACCCATGACTTCGGCGCGGACCGGAATTCCGACCGTCGACGTGGGCGCGGCCCAGCTGGCCATGCACTCGGCGCGCGAGTTCATGGGTGCCAAGGATGTGGCGGCCTACTCCGCCGCGCTGCAGGCGTTCCTGGCGCCGCGGCACTGA
- the purQ gene encoding phosphoribosylformylglycinamidine synthase subunit PurQ, with the protein MSTRVGVITFPGTLDDVDAARAVRLAGAEAVSLWHADADLKGVDAVVVPGGFSYGDYLRCGAIAKFAPVMGSVVEAAGKGMPVLGICNGFQVLCEAGLLPGALTRNAGLHFICRDVWLEVASNTTAWTTRYDAGADLLIPLKSGEGRYVASEAVLDELEGEDRVVFRYRENLNGSMRGIAGVCSENRRVVGLMPHPEHATEALTGPSDDGLGLFYSALDAVLSV; encoded by the coding sequence GTGAGCACCCGTGTCGGGGTGATCACCTTTCCCGGGACGCTCGACGACGTCGACGCGGCCCGAGCGGTACGTCTGGCCGGGGCCGAGGCGGTCAGTCTCTGGCACGCCGACGCCGACCTGAAGGGTGTCGACGCGGTCGTCGTGCCCGGCGGCTTCTCCTACGGTGACTACCTGCGCTGCGGGGCGATCGCGAAGTTCGCCCCCGTCATGGGTTCGGTCGTGGAAGCCGCGGGCAAGGGCATGCCGGTCCTCGGCATCTGCAACGGCTTCCAGGTGCTGTGCGAGGCCGGGCTCCTGCCGGGTGCGCTGACCCGCAACGCCGGCCTGCATTTCATCTGCCGCGACGTGTGGCTGGAGGTCGCCTCCAACACCACCGCGTGGACGACGCGGTACGACGCCGGTGCCGATCTGCTCATCCCGCTGAAGTCGGGCGAGGGTCGGTACGTCGCCTCCGAGGCCGTGCTCGACGAACTCGAGGGCGAGGACCGGGTGGTCTTCCGTTACCGCGAGAACCTCAACGGTTCGATGCGCGGCATCGCCGGAGTGTGCTCGGAAAACCGTCGCGTCGTCGGCCTGATGCCGCACCCCGAACATGCCACCGAGGCATTGACCGGACCGTCCGACGACGGGCTCGGGTTGTTCTACTCCGCGCTGGACGCGGTTCTCTCGGTTTGA